Below is a genomic region from Medicago truncatula cultivar Jemalong A17 chromosome 3, MtrunA17r5.0-ANR, whole genome shotgun sequence.
GTATTCCGCATATGCATGACTTGATTGACccaaaaattcacaattttctccTCCATCGGACCCAAAATTGCAGTTTCAACATATTCCAAAAACTCAGGAAACTTAGTATTAGAATTCACAATAGCCTCACAAGCAACCATGATTGTCTTCACCACTTCACTTGACTTGGTATCTTTCCCACTCGTCTTACATTTTGCTCTAACAATTTTTCCGATGTAAAATACACAAAATAGAGTTGTAGCCTCAGGGaaaacaatatcaacaacattTATCAAAGCATTGTCAAAGTCAGTGGCAACAACTTTGGGTGAAATATCTTTCGATTTCAACAAATCATGACACCTCTCTAAATCCCAAATGACATTATGATCCTtctcaaacatcatatattCAAATGCAATAGAGAACTTTAACTTGGTAGAAGTTATACAACAACAAACTCAAGCAACGAACGACGGTATTTGTTAGTCTTATAAGTCGAATCCAACACAAGCACATGAAGAACATGGTAAAAAACTTGATGGATTCAGGATACGCCcagaaaatattttgttatcattGGAATTGGCATACTTTCTATAATGATGCACATACTTATTCTCAACCAAGGATTGCATGAGATGTTGTATTTCTAATCTCTGATCCCTAATAGATTTCCTATAAATGTAACATGCATTATAAATATGCTTGATAGTAGTTGCAGTTTGACTCATATTCCTTAAACTGGTAAGAATATGTCTTGGAGGAACCAAGCAGTCTGTCAATAACACCAATCCAAGTATACCCTTTTATTGCCTAGTTGGATGTTTATATGATACCAAAGCTTCTAAATACCAAGTTGCATAAGATAGATCGTCATCACTGTCtccttttaataaaaatactaattgtttttttaagcaCAAAGTGGTCATAGTTATAATGTATGTCCATCTTGTATATTTGGAGGTACGAATTACTTTATATTTTGATGGTACAACTTCATTACTTTGGTGATTGGtaaagctattttgaataacaAAACTTTGTTATTCAAATGCCTCTTCAAATAAACTTTCATGATCCTTTagcataatttcttctattgaatTACTTCCAAAAAGAATCTATTTGTTCTATttgcataattgatttttaaatttgatattgtTTTGAAGGCTATTGAAGTGACTAAAGAAGTGAATTTATGGGCTGAAAAAGAGACAAATGGCCTTATTAAAGAACTTCTTCCTCTAAGATCAGTTGATAGGTTAACCAGACTCATCTTTGCTAATGCACTCTACTTTAAAGGAGCATGGAGTGATAAGTTTGATGTTTCGAAAACGAAAGACTATGATTTTCACCTTTTGAATGGAGCTCAGTCAAGGTTCCCTTCATGACCAGCGAGGAGAATCAGTTTATTGAAGCTTATGACGACTTTAAAGTTCTTCGTCTTCCGTATAAGAAAGGCAAAGATAAGCGTCCATTCTCTATGTACATTTTCCTTCCAAATGCAAAAGATGGCTTGTCGACTTTGGTTAAGAAGGTGGCTTCTGAATCTGAGTTACTACACCACAGGTTTCATCTTCCTGAAGAAGAAGTAGGTGAATTCAGAATTCCAagattcaaaatttcatttgaGCTTGAAACTTCTGATATGCTGAAGGAGTTAGGAGTGACTTTACCTTTCACTCGTGAAGGTTTGACAAAAATGGTGGACTCTTCTCTTGTGGGTGATAGCCTTtcagtttctaaaatatttcacAAATCTTTCATTGAAGTAAATGAAGAAGGTGCTGAAGCTGTTGCAGTCAGTGCTGCATTTATATGTTCCGAGGGTATTCGATTTCCAACTCAGCTTGATTTCGTAGCTGACCACCCTTTCTTATTTCTGATTAGAGAAGATTGGACTGGAACCATTCTCTTTGTTGGACAAGTACTCAATCCTCTTGATGAGTGATCTTAGCAGTAGATTGGATTGCCACTAGATAAATAGGGAACCTGTTTTCTAATAGAAAtgcatttatgataaaaatgttatattgttatgGATATGAACCATGTGTGAGTGGCATGGGTTAAGACAGGAGTCTATAAGTTTTTATAtggatttattttataacatataagtacttttgatattttcagctctttttgaatcaaataatatTTCTACATATCTTTTCTAATAACACAATGTTAAGAACATATGAATtaaacctgtaaaaaaaaatgtgaattgtAAAATATTCTAGATATATTTTGgggagtgaaaatcattgaacCTCTTGTTCAAAGAAAGAGATTGGAAAATGGTAGAAATTAGTGTTTCTCATTGAAGGTTAATTTCTTCAAACTCCTGTTCTGTTTGTAAGAAACTAATTGatatgaaatgaagaattgTTCTCTCCTCAATTGTAGAATCATTTGGACCAAAGTAGGTAAATAAATATTGTTGTATTTGTTCTTCTTGATTACCTCAAACCACTTCACCACTCTACTTGttcattttgttatttcaatATCATGTTTAGAACACACATCCCTCGTTAATTGTATCCCCTTATTCTTTTAGGCTCATTAATTAAGTTTAGGACCATATTTTCATATATAGTTTAATCATTACTATCGTCTATTATCTCAAGCCACTCTTACAAGTTTATGTTTTGGATTCGTCATTACCTTGACGTGATCACTTCTATTTACGCCTAAGCACACTTCTTCATTAGACATATCTTTTAAAGAACCTTAATTTTATCTTGAGATAACCGCTTCTAATTATGCTCGAAAGCACTCCCTCATCTAGATATGTAGTTTTGGGGTCCCTACTTTTAAGAACAAGTTTAAGaacatttggagtgaagaaaaatgcttttttttaaaggtttttaGTCAGGAAAAATTGTAGCAAGATTTTTGTTGAACCAAAAACACCAAAATCAGGTCAAAATTGTGGCACGATTTTGGCAAATTGCAGCACAATTTTGACAGCATCAGAACACATAGGTTTTGTGATTTTCTGCCATGGGAGTTCCACCAAGCTCTGTTTTTTATCCCAACTCACTCAAACCGTCTCTAAACATCACCCTAAGGTTAACCTAACATTCAAACACTAATTTCTTCATTAGCCTAGATTACTTTCACCATCGCACTATGATTCATGGATTTGGTTATGACTCTATTGCTGATAACTATAAGGTGATTTGTCTTGAAACATTTGAACCATTATTTGGTGATGATGAGCTAGGTATCAAACAATCATTGTTGTTGCAAGATGAATCCCTTCAACCCTTTTGGCAGATTTATAGCCTAAAAAGTAACTCGTGGAAGAAACTCTATGTCAATATGCCTCATTCTTCAACTTTGCTCGTGGCCGGTTATCATGGAAATTTCCGAGTGTATATGAATGGAGTGTGTCATTGGTTGTCTATGCCTCATTGTCATTGGAGTGTTCCTTTTTCTGCAGAAGCATGTATTGTATCATTTGACTTAAACAATGAGACGTTCTTTGTCACACCCATACCCTTTTACGTTAGACTGACATGGACACAATTGACAGTGTTGAATAATTCCATTGCCTTGATCTTCTTCGCtatgaaaacaaatatttttcacatatCAATTTTGGGTGAAGTTGGTGTGAAGGAATCATGGATCAAACTCTTCACTGTTGAAAAACCTTGCGCTATAGATAAGTTTCCTATGGGAGTCGGTATGAATGgtgaaatagtctttgcaaatGACGACAACAAACTACTTTTGTTTGATTTAAATACCAACAAGATTGTTGAGCTTGGACTTAAAATAAGAGATAGATTGACTCTTGGTCAGATTAAAGTTTACAAGAAAAGCCTTCTTCCaatcaaaagaataaattaattattactgTCCCGTTTTACTCATGATTATGGTTATTGAAATTGCTAGtatcaaaattattatcaaGTATTTGAAAGACACTTTCTTGTTCCTTTCTTATGCCTGCATATTCTTCATTGTAGTTTCAGAATCCTGATATGTTATCATTTAGATAGATAAATACCTTTAGTTCAATATTAATACAAAGTTCTTTCTTTTTACGTCTTTATATATTGTTTGTGCCTATTAAATTCTTTAAACTCGTGACCTTGATCCATGCAATTTGATTTCATTACCTTGCTCTTGATTAGAACTTGTGACcagattgaaaattttgttgCTATTAGATTTCTGTTTAGTTCGCTTCACTCATAGCTCTGATTACACCACAATTTTGTTGCTTTTGCATTTGGATTGAACCTTCATGTTTCCTTCTGAGTTGtagtaatttattttcagaattTATGATTTGATAAACTAAGTTCAAACGTTTGATTCAAAGAGAAATTATTTCTACGGATTAACTTTAATAATTGTGAAAGTAATGCATCCAATTGAACAAACAAAGTTGCACCTCAATTGGATCATATCTCTGCAGTCTAACAACATTCAGCCCATCTCCCTTCCATAACTTCCCTTTTCTTTGTTAATTACACGATACACAATACGACCGGTAAGTTACACGATTTATTACCTATGAAGCATGTATATGGACATGGACACTGGACACAAACGAACACCGACACAAATAAATTCCTATAGAGATGATTTCACTTACTACTTTACCACCTTTGCAATTTAGTACACTTACCGAATTGTTCATCAAGTACGCGAGACCGATTCTCGTTAACAATTTCATGGATGTCCGAAGACAAGTCATCGATCCCTCCCTTCTACAAACATGCAAGAGGGACCAACTTCCTTCATCAGGATTGGAATCCAGACGATTGGTATCCAAGTCATGGTAATGATCCGcttgaaaagtaaaaaatgtctttcttaaagATGTGTCTACAATATGTATCAACATTGGATTAAATGGAGGATgtggaaaatttaataaatacaaCTGAAGCCAAATTTGAAATAACCAAAGTTGAAATAACCAACTTAAGCAACATAGGGAGCTACCCGTGCATTTCATTGTGTGGGACTAGTCATTAATATcggtttatttttctatttcaattagactattttttttagagtttaatGGTGGTGGGTTCATAGTTTAAAACAGTTTTGCAAATACAATCAATCAAAAGAATTGACACGTTTGACCTacttaaattaaaatcattaattaatatgacgattttaaatgttttgattggttgtgtgtaAAACTGTTTCGGACTGTCAACCCCccacaattaatttttttttttattttttttattttatttttttaagacagttttttttttaagtagtttagtgattagaattcacatttttcaagGTCAATAAGTAGGATATCTGGTGTTCGAAACCCGGatcctacatataataatgaatGTTCCTGCaaattgagctatgctcactgggacaattttcttaattcatATGAAAGCAGAAATTTTGTCCCTAATGCAACTGATTAAAtctgaaaaatgaaaagattaaattaaaaattccaAACAAACGTTTTGTCGGAAGAAACCCACAATGTTTTTCactaataaaattttcttttgtagATTCTGGTGAAACATGAAGTCATGAGGAAAGTTGAAGAGTGGTGGTGAAATCACTATCAACCACAAATCCAATCCAAAAACACAAAAGTAATTCACAAAAATAAGACACTTTACTTCAAAACACAGTGTAAGCTTTCTTTACTCTTActtcatataattattttactcTCTCCGATCCTTTATACAAGAgacaattttaaacttttttttttcctttttataagaaaatctctttaaatttaaactttattaaatatgtaatttcATTTATACCCTTATTAAGTTGGAGACATGCAACCTATTCTAATGCAAATGCATTTATTTTGATACATATTCCCCATGTTGAACTACTTTAGCAGTAGACACAGACCAACATGTATTTCTTCTTGTCGAGGAAAATTCTGGTTCATGTTCTCTTCAACATTAAGATATGAGggataatttaaattaaactcaaatTCTTGTGTTTCTACATTTGATGGTATTGTGGTATCATTATCAGAAATTGAATGTTCATGTGTAAAAGTGAAAGGAACATTCAAGTCTATGTTAAGAGGCATTTTTAAGTATGGCTGAAAGTTCATACAAAGCTCTCTTTATATAGAGAATGACGGGATGTTTAAACTTCATTTCTActctatttaaaatttgaaatttcaaaagtttATTTGCTCAAAATTTTGGTGGGAATTTTCTGGAAAAAAGTGGTGGGAGTTTGCctacttttttcaatttgaaatCCAAATGAGCTGTGAGAATATCAATAGCCACATTAAACCAGAATAAAACTGATGTATTCTTGTGAAGAGGAGAGGTGTGTTTGTGAGGCTTGAATTGATACTCATACAATAGCTTTAATGATAGAATTACATTAATTGTAGGCAGTAAGGTAGGAGTAGTTTAGTCCAAGGATATTTTTGGAATATCAActagtattttaaaattattaatagaaaaaatacaTTTCCTTGGTCggtgtgattttctcaaattgtcTCTTTTataaaggaccggagggagtaaaatgataaaatttaaaaagtatttttttttgtcaagtaacttAGTGGGGTGTCCGAGATTGAAACCCCAAATGCTACATATTatgcaatttatttttgttaaatttgaagaatttaaaaCAACGCCAAAAAGCTaagaatttgaaatttcttTCGTATAACATGAAtctcaaataatttttataacttttaaatTTAGCAAGTTAgtccatatttttttcaaatttattgaattaaccctataaattttaaaaaattgtaaatcaaCCCCAAAACTTCCAAAAAATTACATACAAgccccatattttttttaatttcaattggTCCCACAAGTTTCacataaacttttaaaatttataaaagtagCCTAAAAAGGTTAACAATGAAAATCTCGGTACAAGAGAGGATGAGAGATTCGACGAAAAAGGGTCGGAATCGGAGCTTACCGGTGGATCCGAACGTCCCCCGATGGGTTTGTCAGAACTGCCGCAATCCGCTTTGCATCGTCGGCGTCGATTCTTACGCCGACAAGTACTTCAACGATCCTTCTCGTTCTGGTTAGTTTCTTATTACTCTCTTTGGATTTTCTTAATTAACGTTCCTCTGCAATTCACTGGTTCTTTCCTTGAATTTGGAGCAGTTTTATTGCAGCTATTATTCTTGtttgtttattcaatttttgtatcaaaaatgaattttatggtTTTTGTGTTGAGTGAATTTGAATTATtcgatttaattattattatagtttatTCGATTTATTGGGAGTATTAAGTTCAATTCCTAACTGGATAATTCTTACTTGTCCCCGGTTGGCTTATTTTGCAGCTTATAATGCTAAGCTATTTTCTTATAACAGAAGACaagataaagttaaattgttttcgtatAATCTGTAAGCAGTCTTTATAGTTATCTTCAAGAGCGTatgaaaataagatgaaaacagcttatgaacatgtcatatgCTGTTTTAATATGTTGATGTACTATCAAACAACCAATTTGGGTAGGCCCGATGGTGTTGATTTGAGACCTTGGAGTGTGCTGCTCCTCAagatctcaggttcgattctccggTGCCAAGTTAGGttggctaatttagcttcttcaaaacaaaaaaaaaaaagttatatcaaGTATAGTCATATTGGGTTTATGCTAGTAGTAGATAAGTTGAcataagccaatccaaatagAACATCAGCATTTACTAGCTAGATTCTGGATAACATGACACTTTTAACCGGAAGAAGACGAAAAATAGAGCCAATCAATGCATTTAAATTTGCAAGGGTCGTCCATTTGGAGGggtaacacaaaaaatagaGGCAATCAATGTACTCTGTTCATGTGTTTGGAAGGGAGGGGAAGGGATGGCTTTGGGGGCAGGGGAGTAGAGGGAAATATAGAGAAATATTCCACATTTTTTAGAGTTCTTTTGTAGAGAATAATTAATGAATGTTTATCATTAATATATTCTTAATGTTGGGAGTATTATGACAACAATGATTGGATTTGAAGAATTTatttaaaccctaaaaaattgtcattcaattaaatttttgagttcccccatTTTTGggggattttgtattatgaaggaAAACACCCCCCCCCCCACCCCAATTCTAGTTGGGGGACTATCCTTTCTTCCATTTCCTTTCCTCCTTCCTTTTACctaaagccctcccctcccctccaaatttcttaaacaaagcCTAAGTGTGCAAGGATCATCAATTGATGATGACAAATGTGTGCACTGATTAGAATTAGAACTaatggattttgtttttttgtttgttgatttagtagacaaaggttttttttttttttttttttaatgttaattcTGTGGCATTTTATTGCGACATTGCAAATGAGAATCATTGCTATGATTTATTCATGACGAAGAGGTATATAATGGCGACGGCTGTGTTTGCTGAGTAGTGATTACAACTTGAATAgatattgttattgttgattcACTATCGGTGTTGCTTCAATTGAACGGTTCACTAGGTCTGTATGAATATTTGTCGTTGATTAGGCTTATTCTCTGTTTGCAAATTTTTAACCTTTTTTGTTGGTGTGCAGttgctaattttgattttgaatagtATTAAcagaatgtttttatttttacggaatgaagattattttgattttgattattttaattatttgaacaAGAGTTAGTGTGATGATATAGAATGGGGATTTAATAAATGTGTGTAGGGATGCAAGGGTCATCCATTCATGGTGCTAGCAGTGTGATGAGCACAACTAAAATGGACAACTCATATGTTGTGTTGCCAAAGCAAAGACCTCAGACTCAAGGAGTTCCTCCCCGGCCTCGTGGTGATACTTCCCATCCTGGAAAGACAATGGAAGAGTCTTTTGTGGTAGTGTACAAGTCGGAATCTGCGTCTGATGGAGGCGGGGGAAACTCATTGTCCCCGGGGGTTGATCATGGTGGTCATTTGCCACCTCATAACTCTGGATTCAATTCAACTATTACTGTCCTGACTCGAGCATTTGAGATTGCCACAACACAGACACAGGTTTGCATACAGAAATCTGCATGTTCTGTTCAAACTTAAATTGGAAATATACTCATTTATATGTGGCTGTTTCTTgagattttttttggagaaaatgtgcttatttcttaatatattaacattttaAGTGTGTTAGGTCATAGTTTTAATGTTTTATGTATATGGTTTCAGGTTGAACAGCCTTTATGCCTTGATTGCATGCGAGTTTTGTCTGATAAGCTTGATAAAGAGGTCGAAGATGTAAATAGGGACATTGAAGCATATGAAGCCTGTCTTAAACGCTTGGAGGGGGAGGCCAAAGATGTCCTCAGCGAGGCTGATTTTCTTAAGGAGAAATTGAAGGTGCTCATCAGGTTTACTATCTACAATGTGTATATTACTTAACTGTTTGTTTAGGATTGAAGTTCAAATCATTAGTTGTATTCATAACCTCTGTTTGCTTAAGTTCAAACCATTAGTTGTATTCATAACCTCTGTTTGCTTTGTTTGAATTTATGGCCTATGTGTTTTCTTGCTATATTGGTTTATTCTGAATATAGTATTTAAAAACACATTCCATGTTGGAAGcatttcaattcaaatatattttctttgactGTATGGAGAAGAGCCTCAGGTGTTTTGTGCGATAAGAAAGTACCACTTAAGCTGAAAGGAAAATTCTATCGGACAACAGTCAGACCGGCAATGTTGTATGGTACGGAGTGCTGGGCGGTTAAGAGCCAACATGAGAGTAAAGTAAGTGTAgcggagatgaggatgttgcgctGGATGATAGGTAAGACTAGACAggataggattaggaatgacaccattagagagagagagagtgggggtagcacctatggtagaaaagttggtagaaaatacGCTTAGATGGTTTgaacatgtagagagaagacccgtagATGCCGTTGTtagaagagtagatcaaatggaggagagtctagttaaaagaggtagaggaagacctaagaAAACcattagagaaaccattagaaaggatttataggtcaatgagttggatccaaatatggtttttgatagaacactatggcgtcatttgatccatgtagccgaccccacttagtgggataaggcttggttgttgttgttgttgtatggaGAACAGTTTAACATCAAACCACAAAATAATCTGTTGTGAAATGttgtatataataaataattacataTGTTTTTGCTACAATAAATACATACCAGACCAAATTCACTCGGATTGTgttattttgagttttgacaAAGCTTCCAAACCTTTCAAGAGCCATGACATATTTGATTTGGAAGTTGCACTCTCTCATGGTGTTGTTTCAAGATTCTGTGTGACATCTAAACCACCATCACATTTTAATTTGTCTTCTTGTATAATTCCAAAAGATGATTCCTATGTAGGAATTATATATGTAATATTATGTATACCTGACAGCCAGatagtaatttttttctctccatatatctattaaaaattGATGCTACCCTTTTCAATCTGGAAGTTTTAATTTATGTGCTAGCAACAGGCACCCAACTAGGAATGTGTATGTTTGAAGAAAGAATGATGTGCCCAGAGCTGTGTTAGCTCTGTTGGTTAGGTCTTATTAGCTAAAGTTGAGTTAGTTAGCCCTCTAACTTTGGTAGCTGACGTTGGATATAAATAGAGGCAGAGAATGTAAATACGTTCAGTTAGTTGGTTATTTATTAGTTTCTTTTGGAGGGAGACACACCCTTTGGTATAGTGTTGTAGAGGGGTATTCAATAGCATTCTCATGTTCTCTTTCTGTTATTCGCTAGTTTATGGTCCGGTTCTATCAAAATGGGTTACACCtggtttaaattttaaaagttgtgGCTATCATTGTTTGTTTGGAGATTTggagtttttttaaataaaaaatcagaaatgtctttattctaatttttgaaAACACTGGTCTGATTAACATCATTTTGTCGAGTGTGCcattatgttttctttgaaagcctatttaattatttactaCTTAAAATGATATTCtagattgaagaagaagaaagaagactAGAAGCGGCAATTGAAGAAACAGAGAGACAGAATGCTGAAGTAAATGCTGAACTGAAGGAACTTGAGTTAAAATCTACCCGCTTCAAAGAATTGGAGGAGCGGTATATTTTCACTGTACCTTTGTCCttaacaatattatattttcaaattctttaaaaaaaatatatattatattttcaaataaaacaatgccATAGTTCAAGATACTGAAAAATCCCTAACCTCACCCCTCAACCCCCAAAACAAACTTTCTatgaatcatttttcttttattctttagTGTGTACGGATGCTTGATGTCAATCATTAATTTAACATGTCTGAATGTGTAGCAGGTATTGGCATGAGTTCAATAATTTTCAgtttcaattgatttcacaTCAGGtttgtaagttttttatttatttgtct
It encodes:
- the LOC25488635 gene encoding serpin-ZXA, whose protein sequence is MTSEENQFIEAYDDFKVLRLPYKKGKDKRPFSMYIFLPNAKDGLSTLVKKVASESELLHHRFHLPEEEVGEFRIPRFKISFELETSDMLKELGVTLPFTREGLTKMVDSSLVGDSLSVSKIFHKSFIEVNEEGAEAVAVSAAFICSEGIRFPTQLDFVADHPFLFLIREDWTGTILFVGQVLNPLDE
- the LOC11422861 gene encoding F-box protein CPR1; its protein translation is MIHGFGYDSIADNYKVICLETFEPLFGDDELGIKQSLLLQDESLQPFWQIYSLKSNSWKKLYVNMPHSSTLLVAGYHGNFRVYMNGVCHWLSMPHCHWSVPFSAEACIVSFDLNNETFFVTPIPFYVRLTWTQLTVLNNSIALIFFAMKTNIFHISILGEVGVKESWIKLFTVEKPCAIDKFPMGVGMNGEIVFANDDNKLLLFDLNTNKIVELGLKIRDRLTLGQIKVYKKSLLPIKRIN
- the LOC11414676 gene encoding beclin-1-like protein isoform X1, whose translation is MKISVQERMRDSTKKGRNRSLPVDPNVPRWVCQNCRNPLCIVGVDSYADKYFNDPSRSGMQGSSIHGASSVMSTTKMDNSYVVLPKQRPQTQGVPPRPRGDTSHPGKTMEESFVVVYKSESASDGGGGNSLSPGVDHGGHLPPHNSGFNSTITVLTRAFEIATTQTQVEQPLCLDCMRVLSDKLDKEVEDVNRDIEAYEACLKRLEGEAKDVLSEADFLKEKLKIEEEERRLEAAIEETERQNAEVNAELKELELKSTRFKELEERRYWHEFNNFQFQLISHQEERDAILAKIEVSQAHLELLKRTNVLNDAFPISHDGEFGTINNFRLGRLPKIPVEWDEINAAWGQACLLLHTMCQYFRPKFQYRIKIIPLGSYPRITDTSNSTYELFGPVNLFWSTRYDKAMTLFLACLKDFAEFAKSKDQENNIPPEKCFKLPYKIDNDKVENYSITQSFNKQENWTKALKYTLCNLKWALYWFVGNTNFQPLSAMVSSHAEVPAVGSLYPKRGTEAKSESRN
- the LOC11414676 gene encoding beclin-1-like protein isoform X2; translated protein: MKISVQERMRDSTKKGRNRSLPVDPNVPRWVCQNCRNPLCIVGVDSYADKYFNDPSRSGMQGSSIHGASSVMSTTKMDNSYVVLPKQRPQTQGVPPRPRGDTSHPGKTMEESFVVVYKSESASDGGGGNSLSPGVDHGGHLPPHNSGFNSTITVLTRAFEIATTQTQVEQPLCLDCMRVLSDKLDKEVEDVNRDIEAYEACLKRLEGEAKDVLSEADFLKEKLKIEEEERRLEAAIEETERQNAEVNAELKELELKSTRFKELEERYWHEFNNFQFQLISHQEERDAILAKIEVSQAHLELLKRTNVLNDAFPISHDGEFGTINNFRLGRLPKIPVEWDEINAAWGQACLLLHTMCQYFRPKFQYRIKIIPLGSYPRITDTSNSTYELFGPVNLFWSTRYDKAMTLFLACLKDFAEFAKSKDQENNIPPEKCFKLPYKIDNDKVENYSITQSFNKQENWTKALKYTLCNLKWALYWFVGNTNFQPLSAMVSSHAEVPAVGSLYPKRGTEAKSESRN